Genomic segment of Caldanaerobius polysaccharolyticus DSM 13641:
GATTTTAGGTATAAAGTATTTGCTGGCGCACAGCCTCTACCGCCTGCTTTTAGCCGCAAAGATGAGATGCCACCGGTACGAGACCAAGGGCCGTATGGCACTTGCGTCGGTTTTGCCACATGGGCTATTAAGGAATGGCAGGAACGTCAACAAAACGATACGCCACAAAGCGGTTTATCACCACGGTTTATTTATCAAATGGCAAAGCAGCTTGATGGCGTACCAGGTGTGCCAGGTACCTATCCGCGTGTTGCCCTAAAAGTTGTTCAGGATTATGGAGATTGTCCTGAACAGGTATTTCCATACAATGAATTAAAGGCAGATAGGAATCTACCAAAGCCTGACCCGTGCATTATCGAGGCAGCTAAACCGTATAAGGTAAGCGCATACGCCCGACTCTACAGCTTAGAAGAAGTAAAGCGTGCCATCGTTGAACAAGGCCCCGTATTACTGGCGGTAATAGTTACGGACAGCTTTGTCAAAGCTAAAGACTTTATTCCACAACCCAGTAATGACGTATACGGCGGACACGCTATAGTAGCCTGCGGGTACGATGATAACGTTAAGCTCGGCCCGTATACTGGTGGCGTTCTTATGATGAATTCATGGGGAACTTCATGGGCACAAAAAGGCTTCTGCTGGATACCGTATCAGGCATGGAACTGGCGAATTGACTCAGATACGCCGTTTATCGTTGAAGCATGGGCTTGTGTCGATTTACCATTCACACCGAAAATGGCCAAGCATATACTGCTAAAGATAGGCAACAAAACCGCTTTTGTAGACGGTGAATATGTACAGCTTGATGTTCCGCCAAAAATAGAGAATGACAGGACACTTCTTCCAGTTCGTTTTGTAGCCGAGCAAGCAGGCTATATAGTTAATTGGCAACCCACCAACAGGATAGTAGAACTGAGAAGGCCTTGGTAACAAAAATAAAAAGCCCCTACCAGGAGAAACCCTGGTAGGGGCTTTTTGCGTTTATTGCTCTTTTTCAAGTGGGAAACCAAATAGGCATCTTCGTAGCATAATACCTATTATGGCGTAGTTAGCAATGTCCTTCCACGTGTCTTCAATTGACTCGTTTTTCGGCGTTAACTTATCCATTATCAAGTGTTTTAACCTCGAAACCTTGTCGTTTAATCGCACCAACACACCGAATTCACCGAACTCAAGAATATTATTTGGACCATAGTCATGTTGCTTTGCTATCAGGAGCTCTTTCAGCTCCTGCATGACTGCATCGACAGCCTGGTTGAATGTGGTAATCTCTTTTGGCATACTGAAACACTCCTTTCTTAGTGCATTATTAACCGTTTAGCTCACACCAGTGCTACCAAACCCATGACTACCACGCTCTGTTTCAGATAGGGTGGTGACATATACCAATTTTGGTATATGCACCGGCGCAACCACAAGCTGGGCAATTCTGTCATATGGCCTGATTACGTGAGGTGTCTTGACAACGTTACATAGAGTTACCATGAGCTCTCCACGATAACCATTATCCACCGTACCGTACACAGCCAAAAGTCCTGCTTTACTCCATCCACTTCTTGGTCTAATTTGTCCTTCATACCCTGGAGGAAGTTCTATGGCTATTCCTACGGGTACGGTAAGGCATTCGTAGGGCTGCAAAACAACTTCGTGGTCTAACCGTGCCTTCAAGTCCAAACCAGAGTCAGTTGGATAAGCGCGTACGGGTTCACAATTCTTGTCTATTAGCACTATTTTTAGTTCACTTTGCTCTTTGAAATCCCTGTACGTCTCTTTGGCAATTGCAGCAATGCTTTCTAAAAGGTCTGCAAACACTTCATCATGTTCTTTCACCTGGCGATAGCGATTTGCAACATATGCAAGGCAAAGACTTGTTAACAAAGCAACTATAAGTGTTGCATACGTAATGAACAACACTGCGTCACACTCCTTAGCAGGCAGAATAACCACAATTTTGACATGTCTTGCAGCCTTCACCTGACACCAGGGTTGCCATTCCGCACGATGGGCAGATGTCTACAATCGGCCCCTGTGATTGTTTTGGTTCATAATTGGTTGAAGCACGTAATACCTTGCCGATTGCGTCAGGTACGGAGGTTACACGGTTGGGTCCGAAACCTACGGAATTCGCTCCACCGATACCTATTAGCTGGTCTGTGATTTCATCAACAGATACACCACTTCGCAACGCTAAAGAAATCAACCGTGCTATAGCTTCCGTGAAAGCTGCTATATCGGAACCAGCCCGGCCTATGTTAGCAAATAACTCAAATGGCTTATTGTCCAGGAAATTGACGGTTACGTAAGCCCTGCCAACGGGTGTTTCTATACGCTGTGTTATACCGTGTAGTGTAGCAGGTCTACCTGTTTTCTGCTGCTGGGGTTGCTCTGGCTGCTGTGGCTTCTGCGATGATGCGGTTACCAAAACACCCTCACGAGAGCCATCTCTGTAAACTGTAATTCCTTTGCACCCAAGTTCATAGGCCAGTTCGTATATGCGCTTTACATCGTCCACGCTTGCGGAGTTTGGCAGATTCACTGTTTTGGATACGCTGGCGTCCACATATTTCT
This window contains:
- a CDS encoding stalk domain-containing protein, whose product is MYDEWRKLMNKLEQYKQPYGLLPSPPDPRDFRYKVFAGAQPLPPAFSRKDEMPPVRDQGPYGTCVGFATWAIKEWQERQQNDTPQSGLSPRFIYQMAKQLDGVPGVPGTYPRVALKVVQDYGDCPEQVFPYNELKADRNLPKPDPCIIEAAKPYKVSAYARLYSLEEVKRAIVEQGPVLLAVIVTDSFVKAKDFIPQPSNDVYGGHAIVACGYDDNVKLGPYTGGVLMMNSWGTSWAQKGFCWIPYQAWNWRIDSDTPFIVEAWACVDLPFTPKMAKHILLKIGNKTAFVDGEYVQLDVPPKIENDRTLLPVRFVAEQAGYIVNWQPTNRIVELRRPW
- a CDS encoding nucleotide modification associated domain-containing protein gives rise to the protein MPKEITTFNQAVDAVMQELKELLIAKQHDYGPNNILEFGEFGVLVRLNDKVSRLKHLIMDKLTPKNESIEDTWKDIANYAIIGIMLRRCLFGFPLEKEQ
- the dut gene encoding dUTP diphosphatase, whose amino-acid sequence is MLTSLCLAYVANRYRQVKEHDEVFADLLESIAAIAKETYRDFKEQSELKIVLIDKNCEPVRAYPTDSGLDLKARLDHEVVLQPYECLTVPVGIAIELPPGYEGQIRPRSGWSKAGLLAVYGTVDNGYRGELMVTLCNVVKTPHVIRPYDRIAQLVVAPVHIPKLVYVTTLSETERGSHGFGSTGVS